The Burkholderia ambifaria AMMD genome has a segment encoding these proteins:
- a CDS encoding ABC transporter substrate-binding protein: protein MKKILAAVTVAVLAVSAGTAYAKDWTTVRFGVDASYPPFESKDASGKVVGFDVDLGNEICRRMNAKCVWIENDFDGMIPALKARKFDGVLSSMSMTPARQEQIAFSEKLFNTPTRLVAKKGAGLMPTAESLKGKSIGVEQGTIQETYAKTYWAAKGVKVVPYQNQDQVYADLIAGRLDGALQDAVQAEIGFLKTPRGANFDFAGKDIDDPKTLGNGAGIGLRKEDTDLKAKIDSAITGMRKDGTYQKIAKKYFDFDVYGK from the coding sequence GTGAAAAAGATTCTTGCGGCTGTGACCGTGGCCGTGCTCGCCGTGTCGGCCGGCACCGCGTACGCGAAGGACTGGACGACCGTGCGCTTCGGCGTCGACGCAAGCTACCCGCCTTTCGAATCGAAAGACGCGAGCGGCAAGGTGGTCGGTTTCGACGTCGATCTCGGCAACGAGATCTGCCGCCGCATGAACGCGAAGTGCGTGTGGATCGAAAACGACTTCGACGGGATGATCCCGGCACTGAAGGCACGCAAGTTCGACGGCGTCCTGTCGTCGATGTCGATGACGCCGGCGCGCCAGGAACAGATCGCGTTCTCCGAGAAGCTGTTCAACACGCCGACGCGCCTCGTCGCGAAGAAGGGCGCGGGCCTGATGCCGACCGCCGAATCGCTGAAGGGCAAGTCGATCGGTGTCGAGCAGGGCACGATCCAGGAAACCTATGCGAAGACTTACTGGGCCGCGAAGGGCGTGAAGGTCGTGCCTTACCAGAACCAGGACCAGGTCTACGCCGACCTGATCGCCGGCCGTCTGGACGGCGCGCTGCAGGATGCGGTGCAGGCCGAGATCGGCTTCCTGAAGACGCCGCGCGGCGCGAACTTCGATTTCGCCGGCAAGGACATCGACGATCCGAAGACGCTCGGCAACGGCGCGGGCATCGGCCTGCGCAAGGAAGACACCGACCTGAAGGCGAAGATCGACAGCGCGATCACCGGCATGCGCAAGGACGGCACGTACCAGAAGATCGCGAAGAAGTACTTCGATTTCGACGTGTACGGCAAGTAA
- a CDS encoding GlxA family transcriptional regulator — MHTLAVLALPDVVPFDLGVACDTFARVRSPDVAQAYRVRVCSEHPRVAGDLFELRPPFRLDALADADTIVVPGTSVPLAPTSRRAIAALRAAAARGCRIASICSGAFVLAEAGLLDGLRATTHWLAAAELARRYPNVEVDPNVLFVDNGQILTSAGAAAGLDLCLHMIQADYGAAVAVDAARCAVAPRVREGGQAQFIAPEWPAGGDGLQGLMDWLQANLRKPLTLDAMARHASTSVRTLTRRFQAHTGTSPRQWLQTARVRHAQQLLEMTELSIEHVATEAGFGSVTAFRERFARIVGTSPQRYRQAFRARAGA; from the coding sequence ATGCATACGCTCGCCGTGCTCGCTTTGCCCGATGTCGTCCCGTTCGATCTGGGCGTGGCATGCGACACGTTCGCGCGCGTGCGCTCGCCCGACGTCGCGCAGGCATACCGCGTGCGCGTGTGCAGCGAGCATCCGCGCGTCGCGGGCGATTTGTTCGAACTGCGCCCGCCGTTTCGTCTCGACGCGCTGGCCGATGCCGACACGATCGTCGTCCCCGGCACGTCCGTGCCGCTCGCGCCCACGTCGCGTCGCGCGATCGCGGCACTGCGCGCGGCCGCCGCGCGCGGTTGCCGGATCGCGTCGATCTGCAGCGGCGCGTTCGTGCTCGCGGAAGCCGGGCTGCTCGACGGCCTGCGCGCGACGACGCACTGGCTCGCGGCCGCCGAACTCGCGCGCCGCTACCCGAACGTCGAGGTCGACCCGAACGTGCTGTTCGTCGACAACGGGCAGATCCTGACGTCGGCAGGCGCCGCGGCCGGCCTCGATCTGTGCCTGCACATGATCCAGGCCGACTACGGCGCGGCGGTCGCCGTCGATGCCGCGCGCTGCGCGGTGGCGCCGCGCGTGCGCGAAGGCGGGCAGGCGCAGTTCATCGCGCCCGAATGGCCGGCCGGCGGCGACGGGCTGCAGGGCCTGATGGACTGGCTGCAGGCGAACCTGCGCAAGCCGCTGACGCTCGACGCGATGGCCCGCCACGCATCGACGAGCGTGCGCACGCTGACGCGGCGCTTTCAGGCGCACACAGGCACGTCGCCGCGGCAATGGCTGCAGACCGCACGCGTCAGGCATGCGCAGCAGTTGCTGGAGATGACGGAGCTGTCGATCGAGCACGTGGCGACGGAAGCCGGGTTCGGTTCGGTCACCGCGTTTCGCGAGCGCTTCGCCCGCATCGTCGGCACGTCGCCGCAGCGCTATCGCCAGGCATTCCGCGCGCGCGCCGGCGCGTGA
- a CDS encoding LysR substrate-binding domain-containing protein, which yields MTRIRNHLNTAQLHAFVSAAHHKSLRAAARELGVTQPAITHTIRELETALNAELLVRSVRGVELTACGHALLPRAEQLLGDMRRTVEAVEQVKGEMSGRVAVGTMPSIALTALPHAVTAFRRSMPNVSLHLEEVTVPDALAQLRNGTLDIAAMHHVPALDRDFTQVPLLSTEFTVVMREGHPLAHARRLEELLDAEWIVTVGAEQFPHSVMSAMFDARGLPLPKRLLRSPMSFAVTLGLVARSDVIGCFTRPLAAMVAPLGIRTAELDESMPRFDLSIIARRDLLPTPAVSEFVSCLQRAVNETLG from the coding sequence ATGACCCGCATCCGCAACCACCTGAACACCGCGCAGCTCCACGCGTTCGTCTCCGCCGCGCATCACAAGAGCCTGCGCGCCGCCGCGCGCGAGCTCGGCGTCACGCAGCCCGCGATCACGCATACGATCCGCGAACTCGAAACGGCGCTGAACGCGGAACTGCTCGTGCGCAGCGTGCGCGGCGTCGAGCTGACCGCGTGCGGCCATGCGCTGCTGCCGCGCGCCGAGCAGCTGCTCGGCGACATGCGCCGCACGGTCGAGGCCGTCGAGCAGGTGAAAGGGGAAATGTCCGGGCGCGTCGCGGTCGGCACGATGCCGTCGATCGCGCTGACCGCGCTGCCGCACGCGGTCACCGCATTCCGCCGGTCGATGCCGAACGTCAGCCTGCATCTCGAGGAAGTGACGGTGCCCGACGCACTCGCGCAGCTGCGCAACGGCACGCTCGACATCGCTGCAATGCACCATGTGCCCGCGCTCGACCGCGATTTCACGCAGGTGCCGCTGCTGTCGACCGAATTCACCGTCGTGATGCGCGAGGGCCACCCGCTCGCGCACGCGCGCCGGTTAGAGGAATTGCTCGACGCCGAGTGGATCGTCACGGTCGGCGCCGAGCAGTTCCCGCACAGCGTAATGAGCGCGATGTTCGACGCGCGCGGGCTGCCGCTGCCCAAGCGCCTGCTGCGCTCGCCGATGTCGTTCGCGGTGACGCTCGGGCTGGTCGCGCGCTCCGACGTGATCGGCTGTTTCACGCGCCCGCTGGCCGCGATGGTGGCGCCGCTCGGCATCCGCACGGCCGAGCTCGACGAAAGCATGCCGCGCTTCGACCTGTCGATCATCGCGCGCCGCGACCTGCTGCCGACGCCCGCCGTCTCGGAATTCGTCAGTTGCCTGCAGCGCGCGGTCAACGAAACGCTCGGCTGA
- a CDS encoding DUF6232 family protein, with product MENAFNERGVTITRNGLSAAGQVFPLRDIRNVDVVKIPKNRVVPWLISLIGVAAAIAGGIGGSSGALVVGVMLAVVGYLAWTTQDVTYRLMVEMPDGKREALSSVDAEFVERVAQIVREARAATAAG from the coding sequence ATGGAAAACGCATTCAACGAACGCGGCGTGACGATCACGCGCAACGGCCTGTCGGCCGCCGGTCAAGTCTTTCCGCTGCGTGACATCCGCAACGTCGACGTCGTCAAGATCCCGAAGAATCGCGTCGTGCCCTGGCTGATCTCGCTGATCGGCGTGGCCGCCGCCATCGCCGGCGGCATCGGCGGATCGAGCGGCGCGCTGGTCGTCGGCGTGATGCTCGCCGTCGTCGGCTATCTCGCCTGGACCACGCAGGACGTCACGTACCGGCTGATGGTCGAGATGCCCGACGGCAAGCGCGAAGCGCTGTCGAGCGTCGACGCCGAGTTCGTCGAGCGCGTCGCGCAGATCGTGCGCGAGGCACGCGCCGCGACGGCCGCCGGCTGA
- a CDS encoding succinylglutamate desuccinylase/aspartoacylase family protein: protein MQTQTHPLISPAVGTERQITSFHYGPRGGKKVYIQSSLHADELPGMLVAALLRRKIAALETAGKLRGEVVIVPVPNPIGLSQHVFGDHLGRFELGSMQNFNRNFYDLAALVLPRIEGRLTNDAQRNLAAVRAAMREALDEQKPRTELDSQRLALQKLSFDADIVLDLHCDSDAVLHLYTNPDLWEDVEPLARYLDAQASLLALNSVGNPFDEIHSFCWSDLSNRFGDRFPIPNGAISVTVELRSERDVSYEFAEKDAQGIVEYLTERGVIDGTPAPLPPLSHPATPLAGTDPLVAPVSGVIVFRTPVGAWIEAGQEVADIVDPLTDRVITLKSSVSGVLYARQIVRFATAGMEVARIAGATPIRTGSLLSA, encoded by the coding sequence ATGCAAACGCAGACCCATCCGCTGATTTCCCCCGCCGTCGGCACCGAGCGCCAGATCACGAGCTTCCACTACGGCCCGCGCGGCGGCAAGAAGGTCTACATCCAGTCGTCGCTGCACGCGGACGAACTGCCCGGCATGCTGGTCGCCGCGCTGCTGCGCCGCAAGATCGCCGCGCTCGAGACGGCCGGCAAGCTGCGCGGCGAAGTGGTCATCGTCCCGGTGCCGAACCCGATCGGCCTGTCGCAGCACGTGTTCGGCGATCATCTCGGCCGCTTCGAGCTCGGCTCGATGCAGAACTTCAACCGCAATTTCTACGATCTCGCGGCGCTCGTGCTGCCGCGCATCGAAGGCCGCCTGACGAACGACGCGCAGCGCAACCTCGCCGCGGTACGCGCCGCGATGCGCGAGGCGCTCGACGAGCAGAAGCCGCGCACCGAGCTGGATTCGCAGCGCCTCGCGCTGCAGAAGCTGTCGTTCGACGCCGACATCGTGCTCGACCTGCATTGCGACAGCGACGCGGTGCTGCACCTCTACACGAATCCCGATCTGTGGGAAGACGTCGAGCCGCTTGCGCGCTATCTGGATGCGCAGGCGTCGCTGCTCGCGCTGAATTCGGTCGGCAATCCGTTCGACGAGATCCACAGCTTCTGCTGGTCGGATCTGAGCAACCGCTTCGGCGATCGTTTCCCGATCCCGAACGGCGCGATTTCCGTCACGGTCGAACTGCGCAGCGAGCGCGACGTGTCGTACGAGTTCGCCGAGAAGGACGCGCAGGGGATCGTCGAATACCTGACGGAACGCGGCGTCATCGACGGCACGCCCGCGCCGCTGCCGCCGCTCTCGCATCCGGCCACGCCGCTCGCGGGCACCGATCCGCTCGTGGCCCCCGTGTCGGGCGTGATCGTGTTCCGCACGCCGGTCGGCGCATGGATCGAGGCCGGCCAGGAAGTGGCCGACATCGTCGATCCGCTGACCGATCGCGTGATCACGCTGAAGAGCAGCGTGTCGGGCGTGCTGTACGCGCGCCAGATCGTGCGCTTCGCGACGGCCGGGATGGAAGTCGCGCGCATCGCCGGCGCGACGCCGATCCGCACCGGGTCGCTGCTGTCGGCCTGA
- a CDS encoding CopD family protein yields MIYLVLKAVHVAAVVTFVGGLLMLSIGVRIANLAVHRAVRRWDRTVTAPALALVWITGIAIALNGHWFGATWLSVKLVVVTALAALHGILAGTLRRMERDDLVVVPARWLGQAAGAVVAAAGIVVGLVLIKPF; encoded by the coding sequence ATGATCTACCTGGTGCTGAAGGCCGTGCATGTCGCCGCCGTCGTCACGTTCGTCGGCGGGCTGCTGATGCTGTCCATTGGCGTTCGTATCGCCAACCTGGCCGTACATCGTGCGGTGCGGCGCTGGGATCGTACGGTGACGGCGCCCGCACTCGCGCTCGTCTGGATCACGGGGATCGCGATCGCGCTGAACGGTCACTGGTTCGGCGCCACGTGGCTATCGGTGAAACTGGTCGTCGTCACCGCGCTGGCGGCGCTGCACGGGATTCTGGCCGGCACGCTGCGGCGCATGGAGCGCGACGATCTCGTCGTCGTGCCCGCGCGATGGCTCGGGCAGGCGGCGGGCGCGGTCGTGGCGGCTGCGGGGATCGTCGTCGGGTTGGTCCTGATCAAGCCGTTCTGA
- a CDS encoding DUF2866 domain-containing protein: MIEDTVYSHLHALLTRQHSLPVQSCRVSVEMQRPWGRPYRLVEWTMHLDAPARRQIVPAESTDEEIAEVVASHVPGRLYGDGRLQF, translated from the coding sequence ATGATCGAAGATACCGTTTACAGCCATCTGCACGCGCTTCTGACGCGCCAGCATTCGCTACCGGTCCAGAGCTGCCGCGTGTCGGTGGAAATGCAGCGCCCGTGGGGCCGCCCGTACCGGCTCGTCGAATGGACGATGCATCTCGACGCCCCCGCGCGGCGCCAGATCGTGCCGGCCGAATCGACCGACGAAGAGATCGCCGAGGTCGTCGCGTCGCACGTGCCGGGCCGCCTGTACGGCGACGGCCGGCTGCAGTTCTGA
- a CDS encoding DUF3817 domain-containing protein, which yields MKQDDRNALRNLQYLSLLEATTLVVLVCVAVPLKHLAGYPAAVSVMGPVHGIAFAMYVWAVVGSASSGLWSKGEVARLVLSAVVPFAGLASAGWIARRRHAQ from the coding sequence ATGAAACAAGACGATCGCAACGCGCTGCGCAACCTGCAATACCTGTCGTTGCTGGAAGCGACCACGCTCGTCGTGCTGGTGTGCGTGGCCGTGCCGCTCAAGCATCTGGCCGGGTATCCGGCCGCGGTATCGGTCATGGGCCCGGTTCACGGCATCGCGTTCGCGATGTACGTGTGGGCGGTCGTCGGCAGCGCGTCGAGCGGGCTGTGGAGCAAGGGCGAGGTCGCGCGGCTCGTGCTGTCGGCCGTCGTGCCGTTTGCGGGGCTGGCGAGCGCCGGATGGATCGCGCGCAGGAGGCATGCGCAATGA
- a CDS encoding porin, producing the protein MNKKLLTIAILAATAGTAHAQSSVTLYGVIDAGISYVNHSKTANGGSGKLFKYDDGVAQGSRWGLRGTEDLGGGLKAIFVLENGFNSGNGSIGQGGAIFGRQAYVGLSQSQFGTVTLGRQYSFSTDILGSNYSTGGNTVAGNYAYHVNDVDQLTSSRINNSVKFQSANYAGFTFGALYGFSNSTDFAGAAGTGATNTGGSSRAYSFGVNYANGPFALGAAYTDIRFPSQSSPAFSTTIANISTGNIRDLRTYGVGGRYIFGPATAWALWTRTQFTPVAAGASGTFYNAYEAGLKYAFTPALSAAAGYTYTNATQNGGSAHWNQGNLGLDYALSKRTDVYGLVVYQKASGNNVQAQIGSSTSYFNTSGTGSSNQLAARVGIRHKF; encoded by the coding sequence TTGAACAAGAAACTGTTGACCATCGCCATCCTCGCAGCAACGGCCGGCACGGCACACGCGCAAAGCAGCGTGACCCTGTACGGCGTGATCGACGCCGGTATCAGCTACGTGAACCACAGCAAGACCGCGAACGGCGGCAGCGGCAAGCTGTTCAAGTACGACGACGGCGTGGCCCAGGGCAGCCGTTGGGGCCTGCGCGGCACCGAAGACCTCGGTGGCGGCCTGAAGGCGATCTTCGTGCTCGAAAACGGCTTCAACAGCGGCAACGGCTCGATCGGCCAGGGTGGCGCGATCTTCGGCCGCCAGGCTTACGTTGGCCTGAGCCAGTCGCAATTCGGCACGGTCACGCTCGGCCGTCAGTACTCGTTCTCGACCGACATCCTCGGTTCGAACTACTCGACGGGCGGCAACACGGTCGCGGGCAACTACGCGTACCACGTGAACGACGTCGACCAGCTCACGTCGAGCCGCATCAACAACTCGGTGAAGTTCCAGAGCGCGAACTACGCCGGCTTCACGTTCGGCGCGTTGTACGGCTTCTCGAACTCGACCGACTTCGCTGGCGCAGCGGGCACGGGCGCCACGAACACGGGCGGCTCGTCGCGTGCATACAGCTTCGGCGTGAACTACGCGAACGGCCCGTTCGCACTCGGCGCGGCCTACACGGACATCCGCTTCCCGAGCCAGTCGTCGCCGGCATTCTCGACGACGATCGCGAACATCAGCACGGGTAACATCCGCGACCTGCGCACGTACGGCGTCGGCGGCCGCTACATCTTCGGCCCGGCAACGGCATGGGCCCTGTGGACGCGCACGCAGTTCACCCCGGTCGCAGCGGGCGCATCGGGCACGTTCTACAACGCATATGAAGCTGGCCTGAAGTACGCATTCACGCCGGCCCTGTCGGCAGCGGCGGGCTACACGTACACGAACGCCACGCAAAACGGCGGCTCGGCACACTGGAACCAGGGCAACCTGGGCCTGGACTACGCGCTCAGCAAGCGTACGGACGTGTACGGCCTGGTCGTCTACCAGAAGGCGTCGGGCAACAACGTGCAAGCGCAGATCGGCTCGAGCACGAGCTACTTCAACACGTCGGGCACGGGTTCGTCGAATCAGCTGGCCGCTCGCGTCGGTATCCGTCACAAGTTCTAA
- a CDS encoding MetQ/NlpA family ABC transporter substrate-binding protein — translation MRRSILTGLGALAAALAFAAPGAHADPQTLKIGTMSGPDAQIWTEVTKVAAREGLAIKVIEFNDYVQPNAALDAGDLDANGFQHQPFLDSQIKQRGYRIVNVGLTYTAPMGFYSKKLKSLKDLPAGAKVGIQNDPSNGNRALLLLQKYGVIKLKAGAGTNGVNATPLDVAENPKKIRIVELDAAQLPRALPDLDAASINTDYAVKAGLTPAKDAIAIEDLRGPYANLIAVRAQDKDKPWVKKLVAAYESDDVRKFIDQKFGGAIVPAF, via the coding sequence ATGCGACGTTCGATCCTGACCGGCCTCGGCGCGCTTGCCGCGGCGCTGGCCTTTGCCGCGCCCGGCGCGCACGCCGACCCGCAGACGCTGAAGATCGGCACGATGAGCGGCCCCGACGCGCAGATCTGGACCGAGGTGACGAAAGTCGCCGCACGCGAGGGCCTCGCGATCAAGGTCATCGAATTCAACGATTACGTGCAGCCGAACGCGGCGCTCGACGCGGGCGACCTCGATGCGAACGGCTTCCAGCACCAGCCGTTTCTCGACAGCCAGATCAAGCAGCGCGGCTACCGGATCGTCAATGTCGGGCTGACCTACACGGCGCCGATGGGCTTCTATTCGAAGAAGCTCAAGTCCCTGAAGGACTTGCCGGCCGGCGCGAAGGTCGGGATCCAGAACGATCCGTCGAACGGCAACCGCGCGCTGCTGCTGCTGCAGAAATACGGGGTGATCAAGCTGAAGGCGGGCGCCGGCACGAACGGCGTGAACGCGACGCCGCTCGACGTCGCGGAGAATCCGAAGAAGATCAGGATCGTCGAGCTCGACGCCGCGCAACTGCCGCGCGCGCTGCCCGACCTCGACGCCGCGTCGATCAACACCGACTACGCGGTGAAGGCCGGGCTCACGCCGGCGAAGGATGCGATCGCGATCGAGGATCTGCGCGGGCCGTACGCGAACCTGATCGCGGTGCGCGCGCAGGACAAGGACAAGCCGTGGGTGAAGAAGCTCGTCGCGGCCTATGAGTCGGACGACGTGCGCAAGTTCATCGACCAGAAGTTCGGGGGCGCGATCGTGCCGGCGTTCTGA